In a genomic window of Solidesulfovibrio fructosivorans JJ]:
- a CDS encoding chemotaxis protein CheW translates to MEEQTASAIRRYLTLTLGQGSCFAIDIFSVREILDFTDITRVPHMPPAMRGVVDVRGEAVPVMDLGQRLGLGPVAQSINTRIVIMEQATEGKIRLIGGLTESVKEVLELDDAHIVPPPSMGTAASAACIRGIGRHGDRFVIVLDTQHLFNLDEVLDLTAVVAQENAADAA, encoded by the coding sequence ATGGAAGAACAAACCGCCTCGGCAATCAGACGCTACCTGACCCTGACCCTCGGCCAGGGCTCCTGCTTCGCCATCGATATCTTCTCGGTCCGGGAGATCCTGGATTTCACCGACATCACGCGCGTGCCGCACATGCCCCCGGCCATGCGCGGCGTGGTCGACGTGCGGGGCGAGGCCGTGCCCGTGATGGACCTCGGCCAAAGGCTCGGACTCGGGCCCGTGGCCCAGAGCATCAACACCCGCATCGTCATCATGGAACAGGCCACGGAGGGGAAAATACGCCTCATCGGCGGACTGACGGAATCGGTCAAGGAGGTGCTGGAGCTCGACGACGCCCACATCGTGCCGCCCCCATCCATGGGCACGGCGGCGTCCGCCGCCTGCATCCGGGGCATCGGCCGGCACGGCGACAGATTCGTCATCGTGCTTGATACGCAACACCTCTTCAACCTCGACGAGGTCCTGGACCTCACCGCCGTCGTGGCCCAGGAAAACGCCGCCGACGCCGCTTGA
- a CDS encoding BMP family lipoprotein, translating into MRRVSLILAAAFALLCATAAMTFAAGKPLTFGLLLVGPYNDKGYSQAQYEGGKYVEAHLPGSKMLYLDKLNPADRPGVTIPQVVDDLAAKGATLIFAGSDDMKDGIREAATQHPELTFVHISGDDVLTGKAPKNLGNLFSKMEYAKMMAGFSAAMTTKTGKIGFLGPLINDETRRLADAAFLGARHAWVDVRGKKPEDLTFKVSWIGFWFNIPGVTSDPNQLAGSFFDQGFDVVISGIDTPEALTVAAARRSAGADVHALPYDYKDACQGAPEACLGVPYFNWGPPFLTIAKAVTDGTYKPAFTWLSPDFAALNDPDKSPVGFLPGKGLSAEAKKALDAFVADLGSGKVNLYAGPLEYQDGSVFLTAGHTATDKELWFCPQLLRGMEGASASK; encoded by the coding sequence ATGCGCCGCGTTTCGCTGATCCTTGCGGCGGCTTTCGCCCTTTTGTGCGCAACCGCCGCCATGACGTTCGCCGCCGGCAAACCGCTGACTTTCGGTCTGCTGCTTGTCGGCCCCTACAACGACAAAGGCTACAGCCAGGCCCAGTACGAGGGCGGCAAGTACGTCGAAGCCCACCTGCCCGGCTCGAAGATGCTCTACCTCGACAAGTTGAACCCCGCCGACCGGCCCGGGGTCACCATCCCGCAGGTGGTGGACGACCTGGCCGCCAAGGGCGCGACGCTCATCTTCGCCGGCTCCGACGACATGAAGGACGGCATCCGCGAGGCCGCCACCCAGCACCCGGAACTGACCTTCGTCCACATTTCCGGCGACGACGTGCTGACCGGCAAGGCCCCGAAGAACCTGGGCAACCTCTTTTCCAAGATGGAATACGCCAAGATGATGGCCGGCTTTTCCGCAGCCATGACCACCAAGACCGGCAAGATCGGCTTCCTGGGGCCGCTCATTAACGACGAGACCCGACGCCTGGCCGACGCCGCCTTCCTCGGCGCGCGCCACGCCTGGGTCGACGTGCGCGGCAAAAAGCCCGAGGACCTTACCTTCAAGGTCTCCTGGATCGGCTTCTGGTTCAACATCCCGGGCGTCACCTCCGACCCCAACCAGCTGGCCGGCTCCTTTTTCGACCAGGGCTTCGACGTGGTCATCTCCGGCATCGACACCCCCGAGGCCCTGACCGTGGCCGCCGCCCGCCGCAGCGCCGGCGCCGACGTCCACGCCTTGCCCTACGACTATAAGGACGCCTGCCAGGGCGCGCCCGAGGCCTGCCTTGGCGTTCCCTACTTCAACTGGGGCCCTCCGTTTCTGACCATCGCCAAGGCCGTGACCGACGGGACCTACAAGCCCGCCTTCACCTGGCTGTCCCCGGATTTCGCCGCCTTAAACGACCCGGACAAGAGCCCGGTCGGCTTCCTGCCCGGCAAAGGGCTTTCCGCCGAGGCCAAAAAGGCCCTGGACGCCTTTGTCGCCGACCTCGGTTCGGGCAAGGTGAACCTCTACGCCGGCCCCCTGGAATACCAGGACGGCTCGGTCTTCCTGACGGCGGGGCACACGGCCACGGACAAGGAACTGTGGTTCTGTCCGCAGCTTCTGCGCGGCATGGAAGGGGCCAGCGCCTCCAAATAG
- a CDS encoding methyl-accepting chemotaxis protein: MRWFHDMRIATKLIGSFFLISLIVAVVGLLGLHNMWRISEMAEVMYQRELLGVAAIKQANVYLVYADRATKNLILSTSGDERAKLVERIEHYKKLFKEQVSVARPLFVSKEGQAMLARLDATWDALVPVWEQIVGATKKEALEADRASVALSMGAGRDKVRAMDTLMGELVQNKESNAQNHARETADLYTDSRLTLGIVIAAAVLLGIILGVSISRGISKPLNACVDFAQGVARGDLGSTLDVRRADEVGQVCEALREVARAESEVTGAVSRMAQGDLQVTVAPRCEADVLLRSLSGLITTERHVAELASKMAAGDLNLQVKIRSENDALMRSLGNMVERLTDIVREVQSGAENMASGAEQLSASSESLSQGASEQAASVEESSSSMEQISGSIMRNADNARQTESLADKAGQDARESGQAMVDTVAAMRQIATKISIIEEIARQTDLLALNAAVEAARAGDHGRGFAVVAAEVRKLAERSQSAAAEINTLSASSLDVAERAGRLLEKLVPDILKTSDLVQEIAAASQEQSLGATQVNKALQQLDQVVQQNASASEELASTAEELSSQAEQLVSTVGFFQLAGQAGPQNRLERGKDRKRLPVGLGGNNHEPAPKPPVRGTSIALAGDAMADEALFEHF; encoded by the coding sequence ATGCGGTGGTTTCATGACATGCGAATCGCAACGAAGTTGATCGGTTCCTTCTTCCTGATATCCCTAATCGTGGCGGTGGTCGGACTGCTCGGCCTGCACAATATGTGGCGAATCAGCGAAATGGCCGAGGTCATGTATCAACGGGAATTGCTCGGGGTCGCGGCCATCAAGCAGGCCAACGTCTACCTGGTGTATGCCGACCGGGCCACGAAAAACCTTATCCTGTCCACCTCCGGCGACGAGCGGGCCAAGCTTGTCGAACGCATCGAGCATTACAAGAAACTGTTCAAGGAGCAGGTCTCCGTGGCCCGTCCGCTGTTCGTCTCCAAGGAGGGACAGGCCATGCTGGCGCGGCTCGACGCGACCTGGGACGCCCTGGTGCCGGTGTGGGAGCAGATCGTGGGCGCCACCAAAAAAGAGGCGCTCGAGGCCGACCGGGCTTCGGTGGCCCTTTCCATGGGGGCCGGCCGGGACAAGGTCCGGGCCATGGACACGCTCATGGGCGAGCTTGTCCAAAACAAGGAATCCAACGCCCAAAACCATGCCCGGGAAACGGCCGACCTCTATACGGACAGCCGGCTCACCCTCGGCATTGTCATCGCCGCGGCCGTGCTGCTCGGAATCATCCTCGGCGTCAGCATCTCCCGGGGCATTTCCAAGCCGCTCAACGCCTGCGTGGACTTCGCCCAGGGGGTTGCCCGGGGTGATCTGGGGAGCACGCTCGATGTCCGACGCGCCGACGAGGTGGGACAGGTCTGCGAGGCCCTGCGGGAAGTGGCCCGGGCCGAATCGGAGGTAACCGGGGCCGTTTCCCGCATGGCCCAGGGCGACTTGCAGGTGACCGTGGCGCCGCGTTGCGAGGCCGATGTGCTTTTGCGCTCGCTTTCCGGGCTCATCACGACCGAACGCCATGTGGCCGAGCTGGCCAGCAAAATGGCCGCCGGCGACCTGAACCTCCAGGTGAAGATCCGTTCCGAAAACGACGCGCTCATGCGGTCGCTCGGCAACATGGTGGAGCGGCTGACCGACATCGTGCGCGAGGTCCAAAGCGGCGCCGAGAACATGGCCTCCGGCGCCGAGCAGCTCAGCGCCTCCTCCGAATCCCTTTCCCAGGGCGCCTCGGAACAGGCCGCGTCCGTGGAGGAAAGCTCCTCCTCCATGGAACAGATCAGCGGTTCCATCATGCGCAACGCCGACAATGCCCGCCAGACCGAATCCCTTGCCGACAAGGCCGGACAGGACGCCAGGGAATCCGGGCAGGCCATGGTCGACACCGTGGCGGCCATGCGCCAGATCGCCACCAAGATCTCCATCATCGAGGAAATCGCCCGCCAGACCGACCTGCTCGCCTTAAACGCCGCCGTGGAAGCGGCCCGGGCCGGGGATCACGGCCGGGGATTCGCCGTGGTGGCCGCCGAGGTCAGGAAGCTCGCCGAACGCAGCCAGTCCGCCGCGGCCGAGATCAACACCCTGTCGGCCTCGAGCCTGGATGTGGCCGAACGGGCCGGCCGGCTCCTGGAAAAGCTCGTGCCGGACATCCTCAAGACCTCCGACCTGGTGCAGGAAATCGCCGCCGCCTCCCAGGAGCAAAGCCTCGGCGCGACCCAGGTCAACAAGGCGCTGCAACAACTCGACCAGGTCGTGCAGCAAAACGCCTCCGCCTCCGAAGAGCTGGCCTCCACGGCCGAGGAGCTCTCCTCGCAAGCCGAACAACTCGTCAGCACGGTGGGCTTTTTCCAGTTGGCGGGACAGGCCGGGCCCCAAAACCGCCTCGAGCGGGGGAAGGACAGGAAGCGTCTGCCGGTGGGCCTAGGCGGCAACAACCATGAACCGGCTCCCAAGCCGCCGGTCCGGGGAACGTCGATCGCCCTCGCCGGCGATGCCATGGCCGACGAGGCCCTGTTCGAACATTTCTAA
- a CDS encoding glycosyltransferase family protein: MARILYGVHGSQHGHAIRALILARHLATLGHEFLFVSSEEGAQLLSREFPVERFENPGTRYKNQRLDTPATLKLAGRTLLRRRGELARLAGMIRDFRPDAAISDYEYFVPIAAKRAGIPCLSLDHQHVISCCRHDVSARLLPDYWGILASIRFLFSAASDYLSISFYQPPTKPGARAVVAPPILRRSVVTRTPSHGSHILVYQSCGIRDAFAPYLRTLDREFRVYGYRVDKVEGNLTFRGYSEEGFLDDLASCAYVVCGGSHNLMSEALYFGKPVLSFPVPGAFEQQLNAIYLERLGYGRSASMDRLTPELLPDFEKGLPDMRRRIAEGKFYGNDKVFALVEAFLREGRLPGRS, translated from the coding sequence ATGGCCCGCATTCTCTACGGCGTGCACGGCTCCCAGCACGGCCACGCCATCCGCGCCCTTATCCTGGCCCGCCATCTGGCGACGCTCGGCCACGAGTTCCTTTTCGTTTCCAGCGAAGAGGGCGCGCAGCTCCTGTCGCGGGAATTCCCGGTGGAACGCTTCGAGAACCCGGGCACGCGCTACAAAAACCAGCGCCTGGACACCCCGGCGACGCTCAAGCTCGCCGGGCGCACCCTGCTGCGGCGAAGGGGGGAGCTCGCCCGCCTGGCCGGCATGATCCGCGATTTCCGCCCGGACGCGGCCATCTCCGACTACGAATATTTCGTGCCCATCGCGGCGAAGCGGGCCGGCATCCCCTGCCTGTCCCTGGACCACCAGCACGTGATCTCCTGCTGCCGCCACGACGTGTCGGCAAGGCTGCTGCCCGATTACTGGGGGATTCTGGCTTCCATCCGCTTTCTTTTTTCCGCCGCCAGCGACTACCTTTCCATCTCCTTCTACCAGCCCCCGACCAAGCCCGGGGCCAGGGCCGTGGTCGCCCCGCCCATCTTGCGGCGCTCGGTGGTTACACGCACGCCAAGCCACGGTTCGCACATCCTGGTATACCAGAGTTGCGGCATCCGCGACGCCTTCGCGCCGTATCTGCGGACCCTCGACCGGGAATTTCGCGTCTACGGCTACCGCGTGGACAAGGTGGAAGGGAACCTGACCTTTCGCGGCTACTCCGAGGAAGGCTTTCTCGACGATCTGGCCTCGTGCGCCTATGTGGTCTGCGGCGGCAGCCACAACCTCATGAGCGAGGCGCTCTATTTCGGCAAGCCGGTGCTGTCGTTTCCGGTGCCCGGCGCGTTCGAGCAACAGTTAAACGCCATTTACCTGGAGCGCCTGGGCTACGGCCGGTCCGCCTCCATGGACCGGCTGACGCCGGAACTGCTGCCGGATTTCGAAAAAGGCCTCCCGGACATGCGCCGACGCATCGCCGAGGGGAAATTTTACGGCAACGACAAGGTCTTTGCCCTGGTTGAAGCGTTTTTACGCGAGGGACGGCTGCCGGGACGGTCGTAA
- a CDS encoding efflux RND transporter permease subunit — MTEPERQEHHGHHSDWLTRVTAVFVDSKLAPLFILAAVLTGVLAVWATPSEEEPQILVPMIDIHVTMPGATPKEIENRVVTPMERILWEVPGVEYVYSTAGAGQAMTVVRFKVGENMEKSLVAAYTKLYQHLDWIPPGCFRPILKPHSIDDVPVLVAALWGGPYDARQLRVMANAVSEEVRRIPGVAETTVTGGRKRTVMVEPAPDRLRAQGLDMVSVVDAIGLQNKGQTIGDAFQSGKAVSIRLDNFFRTQKELSRAVVAVKNGRPVYLADVATIRDGFDEPADYVFFLPGHGLVKDGQAPGAAYPAVTLAIAKRAGENATKIADEALKRIKGLRGYVLPADVNLTVTRDYGETAKAKVDELLEHLILAAVTVGGVVALFLGLRASLVVMVAVPVTLAITLATYWLMGYTLNRVTLFALIFCIGILVDDPIVDVENIVRHLGLPGSRGKKLSDVIVEAVSEVRAPLVLATFTVIAAIAPMAYVGGLMGPYMRPMPVGASVAMLFSMLVAFCITPWTAKRALRPEPPGSGDAKPHGDIPDDVGTRAYLWLMDRLLKRPAWRWGFLGLVGLLFVGACSLFPAKRVLVKMLPFDNKSEFSVVVDMPRGTTLEETTAVCRELAAVVLKRPDVTEATLFAGTAAPMTFNGLIRHYYLRSGQNEAEIAVNLLPKSERSVQSHPIAKEVRQALSPIAAKYGAKIKVVELPPGPPVIQTLVAEIYGPTDQGRLAVARQVRDIMKKTPDVVDVDWYVDDPRPERVIRVERDKAQAAGIDPDRALSDVTASIAGTVAGLLHDELAREDAPIVVRLPLKDRADARDMGSIAVRGEGDRMVSLGQIASIREHVEPSQIYHKNLLPVIYVTGDVAGREESPIYAMNKVNATLEKIGKEGKGAWQTVSKAQLPILWTSMPEQTADYSMKWDGEWQITYEVFRDMGIAFAVVMVLIYILTVGWFGSYTTPLAIMAPIPLSLIGIIPAHALAGAFFTATSMIGFIAGAGIVVRNSIILVDFIEMRRGQGETLERAVEEAGAVRFRPMLLTAISVVGGAFVILFDPIFQGLAISLMAGEVAATIFSRMVVPVMYYLDARRTAR, encoded by the coding sequence ATGACCGAGCCGGAGCGCCAGGAACATCACGGGCACCATTCGGACTGGCTCACCCGCGTCACCGCCGTTTTCGTCGATTCCAAGCTGGCCCCGCTTTTCATCCTGGCCGCCGTCCTGACCGGCGTTTTGGCCGTGTGGGCCACGCCCAGCGAGGAAGAGCCGCAAATCCTCGTGCCCATGATCGACATCCACGTGACCATGCCCGGGGCCACGCCCAAGGAGATCGAGAACCGGGTCGTCACGCCCATGGAGCGCATCCTCTGGGAAGTGCCGGGCGTGGAGTACGTCTATTCCACGGCCGGGGCCGGCCAGGCCATGACGGTCGTGCGCTTCAAGGTGGGCGAGAACATGGAAAAGAGCCTGGTCGCCGCCTACACCAAGCTCTACCAGCACCTCGACTGGATTCCGCCGGGCTGCTTCCGGCCGATTTTAAAACCCCATTCCATCGACGACGTGCCCGTGCTGGTGGCGGCGCTTTGGGGCGGCCCCTACGACGCCCGCCAACTGCGCGTCATGGCCAATGCCGTCAGCGAGGAGGTTCGCCGCATCCCGGGCGTGGCCGAAACCACCGTCACCGGCGGGCGCAAGCGCACGGTCATGGTCGAGCCCGCCCCCGACCGGCTGCGGGCCCAGGGCCTGGACATGGTGAGCGTGGTCGACGCCATCGGCTTGCAAAACAAGGGCCAGACCATCGGCGACGCCTTCCAGTCGGGCAAGGCGGTGTCCATCCGTCTCGACAATTTTTTCCGCACCCAAAAGGAACTGTCCCGTGCCGTCGTCGCGGTCAAAAACGGCCGGCCGGTCTACCTGGCCGACGTGGCGACCATCCGCGACGGCTTCGACGAGCCGGCCGATTACGTGTTTTTCCTGCCCGGCCACGGGCTGGTCAAGGACGGCCAGGCCCCGGGCGCGGCCTACCCGGCCGTGACCCTGGCCATTGCCAAGCGGGCCGGGGAAAACGCCACCAAGATCGCCGACGAGGCCCTGAAACGCATCAAGGGCCTGCGCGGCTACGTGTTGCCGGCCGACGTCAATCTGACCGTCACCCGCGATTACGGCGAGACGGCCAAGGCCAAGGTGGACGAGCTCTTGGAGCACCTCATCCTGGCCGCCGTGACGGTGGGCGGGGTGGTGGCCCTTTTCCTGGGGCTTCGGGCCAGTCTCGTGGTCATGGTGGCCGTGCCGGTGACCCTGGCCATTACGCTGGCCACCTATTGGCTCATGGGCTACACGCTCAACCGCGTGACCCTTTTCGCGCTCATTTTCTGCATCGGCATCCTGGTCGACGACCCCATCGTGGACGTGGAAAACATCGTGCGACACCTGGGGCTCCCGGGATCGCGCGGCAAGAAACTTTCCGACGTCATCGTCGAGGCGGTCAGCGAGGTGCGCGCGCCGCTGGTCCTCGCCACCTTCACGGTCATCGCCGCCATCGCGCCCATGGCCTACGTGGGCGGGCTCATGGGCCCCTACATGCGGCCCATGCCCGTGGGCGCGTCCGTGGCCATGCTCTTCTCCATGCTGGTGGCCTTTTGCATCACGCCCTGGACGGCCAAGCGGGCGCTGCGGCCGGAGCCCCCCGGGTCCGGGGACGCCAAGCCCCACGGCGACATTCCGGACGACGTCGGAACCCGGGCCTATCTCTGGCTCATGGACCGGCTTTTGAAACGTCCGGCTTGGCGCTGGGGCTTCCTGGGGCTGGTGGGACTTCTTTTCGTCGGGGCCTGTTCGCTTTTCCCGGCCAAGCGCGTGCTGGTCAAGATGCTGCCCTTTGACAACAAGAGCGAATTTTCCGTGGTGGTGGACATGCCGCGCGGCACGACCCTGGAGGAGACCACGGCCGTGTGCCGCGAGCTGGCCGCGGTGGTGCTTAAGCGGCCGGACGTCACCGAGGCCACGCTTTTCGCCGGCACGGCCGCGCCCATGACCTTCAACGGGCTGATCCGCCACTACTACCTGCGAAGCGGCCAGAACGAGGCCGAAATCGCCGTCAACCTGCTGCCCAAATCCGAGCGGTCGGTGCAAAGCCACCCCATCGCCAAGGAGGTGCGCCAGGCGCTTTCGCCCATCGCCGCCAAATACGGAGCCAAGATCAAGGTGGTGGAACTGCCGCCCGGACCACCCGTCATCCAGACGCTCGTGGCCGAAATCTACGGCCCCACCGACCAGGGGCGGCTGGCCGTGGCCCGACAGGTCCGCGACATCATGAAGAAAACCCCGGACGTGGTGGACGTGGACTGGTACGTGGACGATCCCCGGCCCGAGCGCGTCATCCGGGTGGAGCGCGACAAGGCCCAGGCCGCCGGCATCGACCCGGACCGGGCTCTTTCCGATGTCACGGCCTCCATCGCCGGCACCGTGGCCGGGCTCCTGCACGACGAGCTGGCCCGGGAGGACGCGCCCATTGTGGTGCGCCTGCCGCTCAAGGACCGGGCCGACGCCCGGGACATGGGCTCCATCGCCGTGCGCGGCGAGGGCGACCGCATGGTCTCGCTGGGGCAGATCGCCTCCATCCGGGAGCACGTGGAGCCGAGCCAGATCTACCACAAGAACCTGCTGCCCGTGATCTACGTCACGGGCGACGTGGCCGGGCGCGAGGAAAGCCCGATCTACGCCATGAACAAGGTCAACGCGACCCTGGAAAAGATCGGGAAGGAGGGCAAGGGGGCCTGGCAGACCGTGTCCAAGGCGCAACTCCCCATCCTCTGGACGTCCATGCCCGAGCAGACCGCCGACTACAGCATGAAATGGGACGGCGAGTGGCAGATCACCTATGAGGTCTTCCGCGACATGGGCATCGCCTTTGCCGTGGTCATGGTGCTCATCTACATCCTGACCGTGGGCTGGTTCGGCTCCTACACCACGCCGCTGGCCATCATGGCCCCCATCCCGCTGTCGCTTATCGGCATCATTCCGGCCCATGCCCTGGCCGGGGCCTTTTTCACGGCCACGTCCATGATCGGCTTTATCGCCGGGGCGGGCATCGTTGTGCGCAACTCCATCATCCTCGTGGATTTTATAGAAATGCGCCGGGGGCAGGGGGAAACCCTGGAGCGGGCGGTGGAGGAGGCCGGGGCGGTGCGCTTCAGGCCCATGTTACTCACCGCCATCAGCGTGGTGGGCGGGGCCTTCGTGATCCTGTTCGACCCCATCTTTCAGGGCCTGGCCATATCGCTTATGGCCGGCGAGGTGGCGGCCACCATATTTTCCCGCATGGTGGTGCCGGTCATGTACTATCTCGACGCCCGGCGCACGGCCCGCTGA
- a CDS encoding histidine phosphatase family protein, which translates to MGTIYLMRHGAIIQQKPRRFIGQTDFPLTEAGRAQAKLWREPLAGVEFAAAVSSDLSRCLETAALVLEGRELAVRPEPRLREINLGSWEGLTVDAVMERFPGAYERRGTDLTGFCPEGGESFADVQGRAVAAISELAAIPGNVLVVAHGGVNRTVLCHALGLDLIHLFRLGQDYCRLNLLDVAGDVWRVDAVNAAPVVPWRFPGP; encoded by the coding sequence ATGGGCACGATCTATCTGATGCGTCACGGGGCCATCATCCAGCAAAAGCCGCGCCGGTTCATCGGCCAGACCGATTTTCCCCTCACCGAGGCGGGCCGCGCCCAGGCGAAGCTGTGGCGCGAGCCGCTGGCCGGGGTGGAATTCGCCGCCGCCGTCAGCTCCGACCTCTCCCGCTGCCTGGAGACCGCCGCCCTGGTGCTCGAGGGACGGGAACTCGCCGTGCGCCCGGAACCGCGCCTGCGCGAGATCAACCTCGGAAGCTGGGAAGGGCTCACCGTGGACGCGGTCATGGAGCGCTTTCCCGGAGCCTACGAACGCCGGGGGACCGACCTGACCGGCTTTTGCCCCGAGGGCGGGGAGAGCTTCGCCGACGTCCAGGGGCGCGCCGTCGCCGCCATAAGCGAGCTGGCCGCCATACCCGGCAACGTGCTGGTCGTGGCCCACGGCGGCGTCAACCGCACCGTGCTGTGCCATGCCCTGGGCCTCGATCTGATCCACCTGTTCCGCCTGGGCCAGGACTACTGCCGCCTGAACCTCCTGGACGTCGCCGGCGACGTGTGGCGCGTGGACGCGGTCAATGCCGCGCCCGTGGTTCCCTGGCGTTTTCCCGGTCCCTGA
- a CDS encoding efflux RND transporter periplasmic adaptor subunit, with protein MELHGTMQIRLVPLLVLVALVVGCSGEKPQKSTPPREVTAPVKAATRRPVVECRSFPAEVESQNSVTLASKVSGAVESVLAREGDALHAGQLIMRIDDKDLTSQEQGLVASKEQISRERQSLLAKASLAKTTMERMRRLLAQRVVSQEDFDKAQSEYESLTRQVEAAAAQENTVTAKAGELAALRAYTRITAPFDGILARRYVDQGAFVTAGSPLALVDQSGGGFELAAQVDESLLAGLRQGQTILAVVPALAPAPFVVTVSAIVGRVDPASRTFKLKCALPDAVPGADGPPRAGMFGRVFVPARTAEKLLLPETCLAHRGDLPTVAVVGKDDILHFRVVKTGATFLAAKFDGKTYLTDSQAFEGAGGEHFVDVLSGLADGERVACDPGATLREGDRLAGAAK; from the coding sequence GTGGAATTGCATGGAACCATGCAAATACGCCTTGTCCCCCTGCTTGTCCTTGTGGCCCTGGTCGTTGGCTGCTCCGGCGAGAAACCGCAAAAAAGCACGCCGCCGCGAGAGGTTACGGCCCCGGTCAAAGCGGCGACGCGCCGCCCCGTGGTGGAGTGCCGGTCGTTTCCGGCCGAGGTGGAGTCGCAAAACAGCGTCACCCTGGCCAGCAAGGTGTCCGGCGCGGTGGAGTCCGTCCTCGCCCGCGAGGGCGACGCGCTGCACGCCGGGCAGTTGATCATGCGCATCGACGACAAGGACCTCACCAGCCAGGAGCAGGGGCTTGTCGCTTCCAAGGAGCAGATCTCCCGCGAACGCCAGTCGCTTCTCGCCAAGGCCTCCCTGGCCAAGACGACCATGGAGCGCATGCGTCGGCTGCTCGCCCAGCGCGTCGTGAGCCAGGAGGACTTCGACAAGGCCCAGTCCGAATACGAGTCCCTGACCCGGCAGGTCGAGGCGGCCGCGGCCCAGGAAAACACCGTTACCGCCAAGGCCGGCGAACTGGCCGCGCTTCGGGCCTACACCCGCATCACCGCGCCCTTCGACGGCATCCTGGCCAGACGCTACGTGGACCAGGGCGCCTTCGTCACCGCCGGTTCGCCCCTGGCCCTGGTCGACCAGTCCGGCGGCGGCTTCGAGCTGGCCGCCCAGGTGGACGAATCGCTGCTGGCCGGCCTGCGCCAGGGCCAGACCATCCTGGCCGTGGTGCCGGCCCTGGCCCCGGCGCCTTTCGTCGTCACGGTTTCGGCCATCGTCGGCCGGGTGGACCCGGCCAGCCGCACCTTCAAGCTCAAATGCGCCCTGCCCGACGCCGTGCCCGGAGCCGACGGCCCGCCGCGCGCCGGCATGTTCGGCCGGGTGTTCGTGCCGGCCCGCACCGCCGAAAAGCTGCTCCTGCCCGAAACCTGCCTGGCCCATCGGGGCGATCTGCCCACCGTGGCCGTGGTCGGCAAGGACGACATCCTGCACTTTCGGGTGGTCAAGACCGGCGCGACCTTCCTGGCCGCCAAGTTCGACGGCAAGACCTACCTGACCGACTCGCAGGCCTTCGAGGGCGCGGGCGGAGAGCATTTCGTGGACGTCTTAAGCGGTCTTGCCGACGGCGAACGCGTGGCCTGCGACCCCGGAGCCACCTTGCGCGAGGGCGACCGGCTGGCCGGAGCGGCGAAATGA